One Gossypium raimondii isolate GPD5lz chromosome 3, ASM2569854v1, whole genome shotgun sequence genomic window carries:
- the LOC105796997 gene encoding GRAS family protein RAM1 yields the protein MVMEDRDEEEEHLNLSLAIVTDPNGENSRKRKRKLLNICNPLNPSHEGYFEGKIFKLLQVREEMLKLDHKRSKGLAENGKGLHLIHSLLIIATSVDKNNMNSALENLIQLYPTVTLMGDSVQRVVAHFADGLFARILTPKSPFYDMVMKEPTTEQQFLAFTSLYRVSPYYQFAHFTANQAIIEAFEKDQETNNNRALHVIDFNVSYGFQWPSLIQSLSQSGKRVSLRLTGYGRSLEELQETEARLVSFAKGFCNLVFEFQGLLRSSSKLIINQREKKNETVAVNLVFHLSNFMEMSQTLKSVHSLKPSIVILVEQEGNPRVRNFLSRFMESLHYFAAMFDSLDDCLPQESTERLSIERNHLGKEIKAMINSENLDEENKGTWKNMMERHGFGGMKLSSKCLIQAKLLLKVRTHNYCPLPCEGENTNGGFRVFQRDEGKALSLGWQDRCLLTASAWQCV from the coding sequence ATGGTGATGGAAGATAGAGATGAAGAGGAGGAGCATTTGAATCTCAGCCTGGCCATTGTGACAGATCCTAATGGGGAAAACAGTAGAAAAAGGAAGAGAAAGTTACTTAATATTTGCAACCCTCTGAACCCATCACATGAAGGGTATTTTGAAGGGAAGATATTTAAGCTTCTTCAAGTGAGGGAAGAGATGTTAAAGCTTGACCACAAGAGATCAAAAGGCTTGGCTGAAAACGGGAAAGGTCTTCACTTAATCCATTCCTTGCTCATCATTGCTACTTCAGTTGATAAAAACAATATGAACTCAGCCTTGGAGAATCTCATCCAACTCTATCCAACCGTGACATTAATGGGAGACTCGGTTCAACGAGTTGTTGCTCACTTTGCTGATGGTTTATTTGCTAGGATTTTAACCCCAAAATCCCCTTTTTACGACATGGTCATGAAGGAACCTACTACTGAACAACAGTTTCTAGCTTTCACCAGTCTTTATAGGGTCTCCCCTTATTACCAATTCGCTCATTTCACTGCTAACCAAGCCATCATCGAAGCTTTTGAGAAAGACCAAGAGACAAACAACAATAGAGCCTTGCATGTTATTGATTTTAACGTCTCTTATGGCTTTCAATGGCCTTCTCTCATCCAATCCCTTTCACAAAGTGGCAAAAGGGTATCCCTTCGACTTACAGGCTATGGCAGAAGCTTAGAAGAACTGCAAGAAACTGAGGCTCGATTAGTGAGCTTCGCCAAAGGGTTTTGCAACCTGGTCTTTGAATTCCAAGGCCTGTTGAGATCATCATCCAAGCTGATCATCAACCAAAGGGAAAAGAAGAATGAAACAGTTGCTGTGAATTTAGTTTTTCATTTGAGCAACTTTATGGAAATGTCCCAGACATTAAAATCAGTTCATTCACTTAAACCTTCCATTGTTATCCTAGTGGAGCAAGAAGGTAATCCAAGAGTAAGAAATTTCTTATCCAGATTCATGGAATCTTTGCATTACTTTGCTGCCATGTTTGATTCGTTGGATGATTGCCTCCCACAAGAGAGCACTGAGAGGCTAAGTATTGAGAGAAACCATCTGGGGAAAGAGATCAAAGCCATGATTAACAGTGAGAACTTAgatgaagaaaataaaggaacATGGAAAAACATGATGGAAAGGCATGGATTTGGAGGGATGAAACTGAGCTCAAAGTGTTTGATACAAGCAAAACTTTTGTTGAAAGTTAGGACCCATAATTACTGCCCCCTTCCATGTGAAGGAGAGAATACTAATGGTGGGTTTAGAGTATTTCAAAGGGATGAAGGGAAGGCTCTTTCATTAGGGTGGCAAGATAGGTGCTTGCTAACAGCTTCTGCATGGCAATGTGTATGA